The following coding sequences are from one uncultured Bacteroides sp. window:
- a CDS encoding winged helix-turn-helix domain-containing protein: protein MDKKEIGCNAGKVWHILSNNASWKYDDLKEKSGLKDKELAAAIGWLARENKIELEEEGEDLYIYLCVNVYIG, encoded by the coding sequence ATGGATAAGAAAGAGATAGGTTGCAATGCAGGAAAAGTTTGGCATATACTGAGTAATAATGCCAGTTGGAAATATGACGATTTGAAGGAAAAATCTGGTTTAAAAGATAAAGAGTTAGCTGCTGCTATAGGATGGTTGGCGAGAGAGAATAAGATTGAATTAGAAGAAGAAGGAGAAGATCTCTATATTTATTTGTGTGTAAACGTATATATTGGATAA